A single window of Cytobacillus dafuensis DNA harbors:
- a CDS encoding GNAT family N-acetyltransferase, with protein sequence MEILNAEQFFLRSLTLEDAEKVEEYASDYDVAKTTLNIPHPYPKGSAKEFIANILEAEKEGRVITYAIVLKEDHDLIGLISIRPVMEHRRGELGYWIGKPFWGKGYGTEAAKLLIKYGFDILNLNRIYAAAFTDNPGSWRIMEKCGMKHEGILRNHILKEDKPIDLTFYSILKEEYMNL encoded by the coding sequence ATGGAAATTTTAAACGCAGAACAATTTTTTTTACGTTCACTTACTTTGGAAGATGCTGAAAAGGTAGAGGAATATGCAAGTGATTATGATGTGGCAAAAACAACTTTAAATATTCCACATCCCTATCCAAAGGGTTCTGCAAAGGAGTTTATTGCTAATATTTTGGAGGCTGAAAAAGAAGGAAGAGTCATCACATATGCCATTGTCCTTAAGGAGGATCATGACTTAATTGGCCTTATCAGTATTCGGCCTGTTATGGAGCATCGTCGCGGCGAGCTTGGCTATTGGATTGGAAAGCCATTTTGGGGAAAGGGCTATGGAACGGAAGCAGCAAAATTATTAATCAAATATGGATTTGATATTTTAAACTTAAATCGAATTTATGCTGCTGCTTTTACAGACAATCCAGGCTCATGGAGAATCATGGAGAAATGTGGAATGAAGCATGAAGGGATTTTACGCAACCATATTCTTAAAGAAGATAAACCAATCGATTTAACGTTTTACAGTATATTAAAAGAAGAGTATATGAATTTGTAG
- a CDS encoding Bax inhibitor-1/YccA family protein encodes MYVQQTANYNNSHLPAVLRTFALSLGIAFAGTMAGVFVPPAMFLPLVFLEIGMLVFAFIIRRKKAMSYSFLFAFTFISGLTTYPIVSHYLTTIGPEPVLLALATTATVFTGLAIYATTTKRDLTFLGGMLMAALLALIAISIFNLIWPLSSSGMLAFSFIGVLVFSGYVLFDFNRMKQYGVTAEQVPLMALNLYLDFVNLFINILRIFGILGSRD; translated from the coding sequence ATGTATGTTCAGCAAACAGCTAATTATAATAATAGCCATTTACCAGCCGTATTAAGGACCTTTGCTTTGTCTTTGGGAATTGCCTTTGCCGGTACAATGGCAGGTGTTTTTGTCCCACCGGCGATGTTTCTGCCGCTCGTTTTTCTTGAAATCGGAATGCTCGTCTTTGCGTTTATCATTCGTCGTAAAAAGGCGATGTCATATTCCTTCTTATTTGCCTTTACCTTTATTTCAGGGTTAACAACTTATCCAATTGTTTCACATTACCTTACTACAATTGGTCCAGAGCCTGTACTGTTAGCACTTGCAACTACTGCAACTGTATTTACAGGGCTAGCCATTTACGCTACAACTACAAAGCGTGATTTAACTTTCTTAGGCGGTATGTTAATGGCTGCCTTATTGGCACTCATTGCCATATCAATCTTTAATCTTATCTGGCCTTTAAGTTCTTCAGGTATGCTTGCCTTCTCATTTATTGGGGTATTAGTATTTAGCGGTTACGTTCTATTTGACTTTAACCGTATGAAGCAATATGGTGTAACAGCAGAACAAGTGCCTTTAATGGCTCTTAACTTATATCTTGATTTTGTTAACTTATTCATTAATATCCTGCGTATTTTCGGAATACTTGGAAGCAGGGACTAA
- the mscL gene encoding large conductance mechanosensitive channel protein MscL, translating into MWSDFKKFAFKGNVLDLAVGVVIGGAFGKIVTSLVENIIVPLTGILLGGIDLTKQLVITVGKAEINIGAFAQSILDFLIIAFSIFIFIRIINKHFNKKEEPKPAPVVVDKTEALLTEIRDLLKEK; encoded by the coding sequence ATGTGGAGTGATTTTAAGAAATTCGCATTTAAAGGAAATGTATTAGATCTCGCTGTTGGGGTTGTTATTGGAGGAGCATTCGGCAAAATTGTCACCTCTTTGGTTGAAAATATTATCGTGCCTCTTACAGGTATACTTCTTGGCGGAATAGATTTGACCAAACAGCTTGTCATCACAGTTGGCAAAGCAGAAATAAATATCGGGGCATTTGCTCAAAGCATTCTTGACTTCCTCATCATAGCTTTTTCAATTTTTATTTTCATAAGGATCATTAATAAGCACTTTAATAAGAAGGAAGAACCAAAGCCTGCACCAGTCGTAGTGGATAAAACGGAAGCTCTTCTTACTGAAATAAGAGATTTATTAAAAGAAAAATAA
- a CDS encoding YhdT family protein, producing the protein MKKNKKKDPRFKIAEKEAWIGIGLVLFNFIWWFGFAYGMGSEPVENYQFILGLPEWFFYSCVVGFVVMVILVIIVVKFFFKDVPFDEEKEGGTPKQ; encoded by the coding sequence ATGAAGAAAAATAAGAAAAAAGATCCTCGCTTTAAAATAGCTGAAAAAGAAGCGTGGATCGGAATCGGATTAGTTCTATTTAATTTTATTTGGTGGTTTGGCTTTGCTTACGGAATGGGATCAGAGCCAGTTGAAAACTATCAATTCATCTTAGGATTGCCCGAGTGGTTTTTCTATAGCTGTGTAGTAGGATTTGTCGTTATGGTTATCCTCGTCATTATTGTCGTGAAATTTTTCTTTAAGGATGTCCCATTTGATGAAGAAAAAGAAGGGGGGACACCGAAGCAATGA
- the panF gene encoding sodium/pantothenate symporter: MNWQVITPLIIFLVLIFIVGFWASKQMNKSNSFLQEYFLGGRELGGFILAMTMMATYGSASSFIGGPGVAYTQGLGWVLLAMSQVVTGYFVLMVLGKKFAITARKYQAITLIDFLKERYKSKWVVLLSAFSIIIFLFSAMAAQWVGGARLIESLTGLSYSSALFIFAISVMVYVIIGGFRAVALTDAVQGVIMFIGTLILLVAVIIAGGGIPNIINDLIAENPNLISPYGFDRGLTPLYVSSFWVLVGVGVVGLPQVTVRAMSYKNSKAMHRAIIIGTIVVGFIMLGMHLIGVFARPILPGIEVGDKVMPLIALEVLPPWLAGVVLAAPMAAIMSTVDSLLLLVSSAVVKDVYINYIKPDAEENTIKKMSFGVTTILGILVFLMALSPPDLIIWLNLFSFGGLEAAFIWPVVLGLYWGKGNKFGAISSMVIGIGSYIIFHLYYPNLFGMHTVVLPVILSLISFIIVSILTSNKIKEEADLQY, translated from the coding sequence ATGAACTGGCAAGTCATCACTCCATTAATTATCTTTTTGGTTCTTATATTTATTGTAGGTTTTTGGGCAAGTAAGCAAATGAATAAATCCAATTCGTTTCTTCAAGAATATTTCCTTGGTGGGAGAGAGCTTGGCGGATTTATTTTAGCGATGACGATGATGGCGACATATGGAAGTGCCAGCAGTTTTATTGGCGGACCAGGTGTAGCTTATACACAAGGGCTTGGCTGGGTACTGCTTGCTATGTCCCAGGTTGTAACGGGATATTTCGTCCTTATGGTTCTAGGGAAAAAGTTTGCCATTACTGCTAGAAAGTATCAAGCAATCACATTAATTGATTTTTTAAAGGAACGATACAAAAGTAAGTGGGTTGTGTTGTTGTCTGCTTTCAGCATTATCATCTTCCTCTTTTCAGCGATGGCTGCTCAGTGGGTTGGTGGAGCAAGACTGATTGAATCCCTTACAGGACTTAGTTATAGCTCAGCGCTGTTTATTTTTGCTATTTCTGTAATGGTGTATGTAATTATTGGTGGTTTTCGTGCGGTTGCCTTAACAGATGCGGTTCAAGGTGTGATCATGTTTATTGGTACTCTCATTTTACTGGTAGCTGTTATTATTGCAGGTGGGGGAATACCAAATATAATAAATGATCTTATAGCAGAAAATCCTAATTTAATTAGTCCCTATGGATTCGATAGAGGACTGACTCCATTGTACGTATCGTCATTTTGGGTTTTAGTAGGTGTCGGTGTTGTTGGGCTTCCACAAGTAACCGTTAGAGCGATGTCCTATAAAAATTCAAAAGCAATGCATAGGGCAATCATTATTGGCACAATTGTTGTTGGATTCATTATGCTTGGTATGCATTTAATTGGCGTTTTTGCTCGTCCAATTCTTCCAGGAATTGAGGTAGGCGATAAGGTTATGCCGCTTATTGCTCTTGAAGTATTGCCACCATGGCTTGCCGGGGTTGTATTAGCAGCTCCGATGGCAGCCATTATGTCTACTGTAGATTCCTTATTGCTTCTTGTTAGCTCGGCTGTTGTAAAGGATGTATATATCAATTATATAAAACCAGATGCAGAAGAGAATACGATAAAGAAAATGAGTTTTGGTGTGACGACAATTTTAGGGATCCTTGTATTTTTAATGGCCCTTAGCCCGCCAGATCTGATCATTTGGCTGAATTTATTTTCATTTGGCGGGTTGGAAGCTGCCTTTATTTGGCCAGTTGTACTGGGATTATACTGGGGGAAAGGCAATAAATTTGGTGCCATATCATCCATGGTTATTGGGATAGGATCCTATATCATATTTCACTTGTATTATCCAAATCTCTTCGGCATGCACACGGTCGTCCTTCCAGTTATTTTATCATTGATTTCGTTTATTATCGTTAGTATATTGACTAGTAATAAGATTAAAGAAGAAGCTGATCTACAATATTGA
- a CDS encoding IS3 family transposase (programmed frameshift), protein MTKKLFTEKEIAILSKNPYVTSVSSKGITYSEEFKHHYIAEFRSGKFLRQIFEEAGFDIDILGWRRIKSASDRWKKAFEKDGVLGLKDTRKGNSGRPREKELSLEEKYARLEAKMNLLEAENEPLKKDSNARKGAEVKVPISQRYVLIRYVIEKYNLKHMVKFLCDTADVSRSGYYRYFSPESVERRERQESKDEVAKELILKAFRFKGRKKGARQIKMTLAGQFQCVYNLKRIRRIMKKYDIICPARKANPYKRMIKATQEHRVVPNLLNRQFDQHTPGKVLLTDITYLHYHGGQRAYLSVIKDGSTGEVLAHHMSSRITMDLATNTLYKLEKNRWFKKAEDALIHSDQGTHYTHPDFQKYVKKLGLRQSMSRKGNCWDNAPIESFFGHLKDEVNIKACKSLEELQREINKYIRHYNHTRYQWNRKKMTPVQYRDHLLQAA, encoded by the exons ATGACTAAAAAGCTTTTTACAGAGAAAGAGATCGCTATATTATCTAAAAACCCTTATGTTACTTCGGTTAGTTCAAAAGGGATTACCTACTCGGAGGAATTTAAGCACCACTATATTGCTGAATTTAGAAGTGGGAAATTTTTAAGACAAATATTTGAAGAAGCGGGATTTGACATTGATATTCTAGGGTGGCGGAGAATTAAATCAGCTTCGGATCGCTGGAAAAAAGCATTCGAGAAAGATGGCGTATTGGGTCTCAAAGATACGAGGAAAGGGAACTCTGGGAGACCACGTGAAAAGGAGTTATCCCTGGAAGAAAAATACGCTCGTTTGGAAGCCAAGATGAACTTATTAGAGGCTGAAAATGAAC CTCTTAAAAAAGATTCGAATGCTCGAAAGGGGGCTGAAGTAAAAGTACCGATCAGCCAAAGATATGTTCTTATTCGATATGTGATAGAAAAATACAATTTGAAGCATATGGTTAAATTCCTTTGCGATACAGCAGATGTTTCACGCAGCGGTTATTATCGTTATTTCTCTCCAGAGTCCGTAGAACGGAGAGAACGACAGGAATCCAAAGATGAAGTGGCAAAAGAATTGATTTTAAAGGCCTTTCGATTTAAAGGTCGCAAGAAAGGGGCACGTCAAATTAAGATGACCTTGGCGGGTCAATTTCAGTGTGTCTACAATTTAAAGAGAATCCGAAGAATTATGAAAAAGTATGACATTATTTGCCCTGCACGAAAAGCAAATCCATACAAGAGAATGATAAAGGCAACTCAGGAACATCGAGTGGTTCCTAACCTATTAAACCGCCAATTTGATCAACATACTCCTGGAAAAGTACTTCTTACTGATATTACATACCTCCATTATCACGGAGGACAAAGAGCGTATTTGTCGGTCATCAAAGATGGTTCTACAGGCGAAGTGTTAGCACATCATATGTCTAGTCGAATTACGATGGATTTAGCCACCAATACCTTGTACAAACTAGAGAAAAACCGATGGTTTAAGAAGGCTGAAGATGCCCTCATCCACTCCGATCAGGGCACTCATTATACGCACCCAGACTTTCAAAAATACGTTAAGAAACTAGGACTACGCCAGTCTATGTCTAGGAAAGGAAACTGTTGGGACAATGCGCCAATCGAGTCCTTCTTTGGTCACCTTAAAGACGAAGTGAACATCAAAGCATGTAAATCACTTGAGGAGCTTCAACGAGAGATAAACAAATATATTCGTCACTACAACCATACCCGATATCAATGGAATAGAAAAAAGATGACCCCTGTGCAATACAGAGATCATCTTCTTCAGGCAGCTTAA
- a CDS encoding DUF4309 domain-containing protein: MRNYLYILALIMLSGILAACVSETNTSNEIEKKQQKLSTTVNQPAVISEKKEKKDTVWLKEKSLYQFEAYDGSYEYTVFLYAEDEQSSFNENLGVKNQVYTGHYSIYLAEKDSTIAYKQEALDEEGTTPFIFNPSLNQVYPLNLGNKTFITILQPSENENSKLLLFAIKDGEIKKVHFSEDLTTIFGYEIKSIYQKYIQTAHLQGDQEWRFITWEFDEKAMTFKKKDESTLKGENGEKWYERWSEKSEIYYPFQNLELSSDVIEKAKQGLPIGSPYPIGTNIANIKKTEPIFIEEGIDAGTPYVMYPEITYYYEKTTGIVTAVSIPGERVKTSLKMIKSLFGEPEEEGYDQLNGEKRVIYNADKYAIKFLADANEEVRSIYLWKK; encoded by the coding sequence ATGAGAAATTATTTATATATATTAGCTTTAATCATGTTATCAGGTATTTTAGCAGCCTGTGTGAGTGAAACAAATACTTCTAATGAAATAGAAAAAAAACAGCAAAAACTAAGCACTACAGTCAATCAACCCGCTGTCATAAGTGAAAAGAAGGAAAAAAAGGATACTGTTTGGTTAAAAGAGAAATCGCTTTACCAATTCGAAGCTTATGATGGGTCTTACGAATACACTGTATTTCTTTACGCAGAGGATGAACAAAGTTCCTTTAATGAGAATCTTGGGGTAAAGAATCAAGTATATACTGGCCATTATTCCATTTATCTAGCTGAAAAGGATTCTACTATCGCATACAAGCAGGAAGCTTTAGATGAAGAAGGGACCACTCCATTTATATTTAATCCATCATTAAACCAGGTTTATCCATTGAATTTAGGAAATAAGACGTTCATTACGATCTTGCAGCCTAGTGAAAATGAGAACTCAAAATTATTATTATTCGCTATTAAAGATGGAGAAATAAAAAAGGTTCACTTTAGTGAAGATTTAACCACTATTTTTGGATATGAAATAAAATCAATATACCAGAAATACATTCAAACAGCTCATTTACAAGGTGATCAGGAATGGAGATTTATTACATGGGAATTTGATGAGAAAGCCATGACGTTCAAAAAGAAGGACGAATCTACCTTGAAAGGTGAGAATGGAGAGAAATGGTATGAGCGTTGGAGTGAAAAAAGTGAAATTTATTATCCTTTCCAAAACCTCGAGCTTAGCAGTGATGTAATTGAAAAAGCAAAACAAGGCCTCCCAATTGGAAGTCCATATCCAATTGGGACGAATATTGCGAATATCAAAAAAACCGAGCCAATATTCATAGAGGAAGGGATTGATGCTGGAACTCCTTATGTAATGTATCCTGAAATCACCTATTATTATGAAAAAACGACTGGTATCGTGACAGCTGTTTCCATTCCAGGTGAACGCGTGAAAACATCATTAAAAATGATAAAGAGTTTATTTGGAGAACCTGAAGAAGAGGGCTATGACCAATTGAATGGAGAAAAACGTGTGATTTACAATGCAGACAAATATGCGATCAAATTCTTGGCAGATGCTAATGAGGAAGTGCGAAGTATTTATTTGTGGAAAAAGTGA